In the Leptospira sp. WS4.C2 genome, one interval contains:
- a CDS encoding dihydrofolate reductase family protein — protein MNAEKRKETYSLHSLLGFLAMGKTGPNPPVSAVLTDPEGSVLASAHTQVYGGNHAERELYSRYPNPKADEILSVSLEPCTHFGKTPPCRDLVIERKPKEIKLGWKDPNPLIQSGDWEKYTKVGISVALDPMLAKVSLPYLQGFLTRIQTGRPWVWIKSATSIEGNFASQDKKRERVSSEEMDLTLQLLRAKVDAVAVGPGTVVSDSPSLHFRITEEMFLSQKPGKRITELEPFFEAGSGLISSLLQYAKETAEIHRLEENLYQPYRVFVLDPNHLPSDLFFTKQIELTERIGEKKCIFFMITEDDTEAFPIELENRIQSLSRFEGVSLLSSDGGKFLEILGGLGINTLLCESGNFFPSFLNEELSESDRIIEIRNEEKSIPEGIPFVYQNEFLISEYQVGTNRILIRKPPRST, from the coding sequence ATGAATGCAGAGAAACGAAAGGAAACTTATTCTCTGCATTCTCTTCTCGGGTTTTTGGCAATGGGAAAAACCGGGCCCAATCCACCCGTCTCAGCCGTATTAACCGATCCCGAGGGCTCTGTCTTGGCAAGTGCCCATACCCAAGTTTATGGGGGAAACCATGCAGAAAGGGAACTTTATTCTCGTTACCCAAATCCCAAGGCCGATGAAATCCTTTCTGTCAGTTTAGAACCGTGTACCCATTTTGGAAAAACTCCACCTTGCCGTGATTTGGTGATCGAAAGAAAACCAAAGGAGATCAAACTCGGCTGGAAAGATCCCAATCCTTTGATTCAATCAGGAGACTGGGAAAAGTATACAAAGGTCGGAATTTCAGTTGCCCTCGACCCCATGCTTGCAAAAGTTTCTCTCCCTTACTTACAAGGATTTTTAACAAGAATCCAAACGGGACGCCCTTGGGTTTGGATTAAATCTGCCACTTCCATTGAGGGAAATTTTGCCTCTCAGGATAAAAAAAGAGAAAGGGTAAGTTCGGAAGAAATGGATCTCACCTTACAGCTCTTACGTGCCAAAGTGGATGCGGTTGCTGTAGGCCCGGGAACAGTGGTTTCTGATTCTCCTTCCCTTCACTTTCGGATCACCGAGGAAATGTTCCTTTCGCAAAAGCCGGGAAAACGAATCACAGAATTAGAACCTTTTTTTGAAGCAGGCTCTGGTCTTATCTCTTCTTTATTACAATACGCAAAGGAAACGGCAGAAATCCATCGGTTAGAAGAAAATCTTTACCAACCATATCGTGTCTTTGTTTTAGATCCGAATCACCTTCCTTCGGATCTGTTCTTTACAAAACAGATTGAACTTACAGAACGGATAGGTGAAAAAAAATGTATCTTTTTTATGATCACAGAGGATGATACAGAAGCTTTCCCCATAGAATTGGAAAATCGAATCCAATCCCTATCTCGTTTTGAAGGAGTGAGCCTTCTTTCCAGTGACGGTGGTAAATTTTTAGAGATTTTGGGTGGGCTTGGGATCAATACTTTGTTATGCGAATCCGGCAATTTTTTCCCCTCATTTTTAAATGAAGAACTCAGCGAATCAGATCGAATCATCGAGATTCGAAATGAAGAAAAATCCATACCCGAAGGAATTCCATTTGTTTATCAGAACGAGTTTTTGATTTCGGAATACCAAGTCGGAACGAACCGTATTTTGATTAGAAAACCGCCAAGGAGCACTTAA
- a CDS encoding riboflavin synthase, whose product MFTGLVETIGKVVEIKPIDSGIQFTIETEWENPDLKIGDSIAINGACMTVTEFSDLGNLFKFYASFKSLELTNLSRLGEGFTVNLERAMALGQRFGGHMVQGHVDGMAKVISRKQIEAEVEEFWVEIPEELRRYFVKKGSVTLDGISLTVVDVKDGNIQLILIPETMEKTNAGTWKKDQRLNVEVDVLAKYIENYLSQRSGT is encoded by the coding sequence ATGTTTACTGGTCTTGTGGAAACAATCGGAAAAGTAGTCGAAATTAAACCCATTGATTCGGGGATCCAATTCACAATCGAAACAGAATGGGAAAATCCTGATTTAAAAATAGGAGACTCTATTGCCATCAATGGGGCTTGTATGACAGTCACTGAGTTTTCTGACCTAGGGAATTTATTCAAATTTTACGCATCTTTTAAATCTTTGGAACTTACCAACTTATCTAGGTTAGGAGAAGGGTTTACTGTCAATTTAGAAAGGGCGATGGCCCTTGGACAACGTTTTGGTGGTCATATGGTGCAGGGTCATGTGGACGGAATGGCCAAGGTCATTAGTCGAAAACAAATTGAAGCCGAAGTAGAAGAATTTTGGGTGGAAATTCCAGAAGAACTTCGGCGTTATTTTGTAAAAAAAGGATCGGTCACTTTAGATGGAATTAGTCTGACTGTGGTGGATGTTAAGGATGGAAATATCCAACTGATCTTAATTCCTGAAACAATGGAAAAAACAAACGCTGGTACCTGGAAAAAAGACCAACGTTTGAATGTAGAAGTGGATGTACTTGCCAAGTACATTGAAAACTATTTGAGTCAAAGGTCAGGAACTTAG
- a CDS encoding STAS domain-containing protein — MELKLNATGKIKTIEIAGKFDIESTEEFESIFAKLIEPNPSIVSIDMSRLDYIDSSGIGSLIKSLNSLKNKKGKLILVGMKPMIQNVFKLAKLDMFFEIMNANDFQSKYVSNDSDSDIDDLLKRN, encoded by the coding sequence GTGGAACTGAAACTGAACGCAACAGGAAAGATCAAAACCATTGAAATTGCAGGGAAATTTGATATTGAATCCACAGAGGAATTTGAATCGATCTTTGCCAAACTCATCGAACCAAATCCAAGTATTGTATCCATTGATATGAGCCGTCTTGACTATATCGATTCTTCGGGAATTGGCTCTCTTATCAAAAGTCTCAATTCTCTAAAAAACAAAAAGGGGAAACTCATTCTTGTCGGTATGAAACCTATGATTCAAAATGTATTCAAATTAGCGAAACTGGATATGTTTTTCGAAATCATGAATGCTAATGATTTCCAATCAAAGTATGTATCGAATGACTCCGATTCTGATATCGATGATTTATTGAAACGAAACTAA
- a CDS encoding bifunctional 3,4-dihydroxy-2-butanone-4-phosphate synthase/GTP cyclohydrolase II: MIRPIEEAIEEIRQGKMIILVDSEDRENEGDLVCASQFADKDKINFMATHGRGLICVPMERDRLQTLGLGKMVDDLSLGDKHGTAFTVSVDAKHGTSTGISAHDRAKTVEVLLDSNTKSEDLVRPGHLFPLQAVTGGVLRRAGHTEAAVDLSKLAGLYPSGVICEIMNDDGSMARIPDLEKFAKTHGLNIYTIEDLIRYRRHKEKLIHLEVEANLPTEFGDFKIKAYSTQIDDKIHMALVKGEINPDKPVLVRVHSECLTGDIFSSQRCDCGPQLHNALRMIEKEGNGVLLYMRQEGRGIGIINKLKAYSLQEGGLDTVEANEKLGFAPDLREYGIGAQILRDIGVKQMKLITNNPRKIVGLEGYNLHVTERVPIEIDPIEENSRYLHTKKTKLGHLLNLHG; encoded by the coding sequence ATGATACGTCCGATCGAAGAAGCAATCGAAGAAATCCGCCAAGGCAAAATGATCATTCTCGTCGACTCTGAAGACAGAGAAAATGAAGGTGATTTGGTCTGCGCCTCCCAATTCGCGGACAAAGACAAAATTAACTTTATGGCAACCCATGGCCGTGGACTCATCTGTGTTCCGATGGAAAGGGATCGGCTTCAAACTTTAGGTCTTGGGAAAATGGTGGATGATTTAAGTTTGGGAGACAAACACGGGACTGCCTTTACCGTATCTGTAGATGCCAAACATGGTACCTCCACAGGGATCTCTGCTCATGATAGAGCCAAAACCGTAGAAGTCCTTCTCGATTCAAATACCAAATCCGAAGATTTAGTTCGTCCAGGGCATTTGTTCCCACTCCAAGCAGTGACTGGTGGAGTTTTAAGAAGAGCAGGGCATACTGAAGCAGCAGTTGATTTATCCAAGTTAGCTGGCCTTTACCCTAGTGGTGTGATTTGTGAGATTATGAATGATGACGGGTCTATGGCTCGAATTCCTGATTTGGAAAAATTTGCAAAAACCCATGGACTGAATATTTATACTATTGAAGATTTAATTCGTTATAGAAGACACAAAGAGAAGTTAATTCATCTAGAGGTAGAAGCGAATCTTCCCACAGAGTTTGGTGACTTCAAAATCAAGGCTTACTCCACACAAATTGATGATAAAATCCATATGGCTCTCGTTAAGGGAGAGATCAATCCCGATAAACCGGTCCTTGTGCGAGTGCATAGTGAATGTCTAACGGGTGATATATTTTCTTCCCAACGTTGTGATTGTGGACCTCAACTTCACAATGCCTTACGAATGATTGAAAAAGAAGGGAATGGGGTGTTACTCTATATGCGCCAAGAAGGACGCGGGATTGGAATCATCAATAAACTCAAAGCCTATTCTTTGCAAGAAGGGGGACTCGATACAGTTGAAGCCAATGAAAAATTGGGTTTTGCTCCTGACCTCCGCGAATACGGAATCGGAGCACAGATTTTACGGGATATCGGGGTGAAACAAATGAAACTCATCACAAATAACCCCCGTAAGATTGTGGGACTAGAAGGTTACAATCTACATGTAACAGAAAGAGTTCCGATTGAGATTGATCCTATAGAAGAAAACTCTCGTTACTTACATACGAAAAAAACAAAGTTAGGACATTTGTTAAACTTACACGGTTAA
- the pdxH gene encoding pyridoxamine 5'-phosphate oxidase, translating into MEPSNDLQNMRRLYTRSVLSEETAGSNPLELFNLWFSEAQAEGEQEPNAMSLATVDKTGQPSARIVLLKGLIREEFQFFTNYGSDKGKDIADNNKVALNFFWPKLERQIRIEGLARPIPKEESKAYFQVRPRESQLGALASNQSSVVPSREFLEEKFASLTKQWEGKEVPMPENWGGYSVFPTKIEFWQGRVGRLHDRIQFERKETGWNRSRLSP; encoded by the coding sequence ATGGAACCATCGAATGACCTACAAAATATGCGAAGGCTTTACACTCGCTCCGTTCTTTCGGAAGAAACAGCCGGATCCAATCCATTAGAACTTTTTAATCTTTGGTTTTCGGAGGCACAAGCAGAAGGAGAACAAGAACCCAATGCTATGTCTTTGGCTACGGTTGACAAAACAGGACAACCTTCCGCAAGGATCGTTCTATTGAAAGGACTGATCCGAGAAGAATTTCAGTTCTTTACCAATTACGGTTCGGATAAGGGAAAGGATATTGCAGATAACAATAAGGTAGCTTTAAACTTCTTTTGGCCGAAACTCGAAAGACAAATCCGAATCGAAGGATTGGCAAGACCCATTCCGAAGGAAGAATCAAAAGCCTACTTTCAAGTAAGACCGAGAGAATCGCAACTCGGAGCACTTGCATCAAATCAAAGTTCGGTGGTGCCTTCGAGAGAGTTTTTGGAAGAAAAGTTTGCCTCACTTACCAAACAATGGGAAGGGAAAGAAGTGCCAATGCCGGAAAACTGGGGTGGGTATTCGGTTTTCCCCACCAAAATTGAGTTTTGGCAAGGAAGGGTGGGAAGGCTCCACGACCGGATTCAATTTGAAAGAAAAGAAACGGGATGGAACCGTTCCAGGTTATCTCCATAG
- a CDS encoding prepilin peptidase, translating to MDESNWLFLWSLSTYVILFFFGASLASFYTTLGERILTFCYGKKRKDFHGLNRWKVIFTKPSHCPTCGHLVTKTHLTPIFGWFLTKGKCFQCKTDLPKLYPLTEFLFGLVAVFVFFVSEDIPGTIALLLLFGHLLISMTTDVAKFSLDYENLPFLIGFGFLSNYLLFGESIKIETLWVYLGFLVFYLFIYLLFRGGTGLGDVLFSPVFAAIAGNPFWILYFNSSYLLAVGFSFLLRKKREPLKGKKIPMGLYFSVGLFLTYFAKLLVHYYNWEGFSIYGTIE from the coding sequence ATGGATGAATCGAATTGGTTATTCCTTTGGAGCCTCTCGACGTACGTAATTCTATTTTTCTTTGGAGCAAGTCTCGCCAGTTTTTATACAACTCTTGGGGAACGAATCCTTACTTTTTGTTATGGCAAAAAGAGGAAGGATTTTCATGGATTAAATCGATGGAAGGTTATTTTTACAAAACCAAGTCATTGCCCGACTTGCGGACATTTGGTGACTAAAACCCATCTCACACCGATCTTTGGTTGGTTTTTGACAAAAGGAAAGTGTTTTCAGTGTAAAACTGACCTTCCCAAACTCTACCCACTGACAGAATTTCTTTTTGGCCTTGTAGCAGTGTTTGTTTTTTTTGTTTCGGAAGACATTCCCGGCACAATCGCCCTTCTCCTTTTATTTGGTCATCTACTGATTTCTATGACCACAGATGTGGCAAAGTTTTCTCTCGATTACGAAAATCTCCCCTTCCTCATAGGATTTGGATTTTTATCCAACTATCTTTTGTTTGGTGAGAGCATCAAAATAGAAACTCTTTGGGTGTATTTAGGATTTTTAGTTTTTTATCTTTTCATTTACTTACTCTTTCGAGGAGGGACGGGACTCGGAGATGTCCTCTTTTCCCCAGTTTTTGCCGCGATCGCAGGAAATCCATTTTGGATTTTGTATTTTAATTCTTCTTATCTACTCGCGGTGGGATTTAGTTTTCTCCTGCGAAAAAAGCGCGAACCCTTAAAAGGAAAAAAAATTCCTATGGGTTTATACTTTTCTGTCGGTTTATTTTTGACCTACTTTGCCAAACTACTTGTCCACTACTACAACTGGGAGGGATTCTCTATTTATGGAACCATCGAATGA
- a CDS encoding pyridoxal phosphate-dependent aminotransferase codes for MDFANRMNGLDSSPIRKAFELARSIQNPINLSIGQPHFPCPPNIIEVLTKAAQDGKTSYTLTGGIPELKTAMAEKYRTQNQISYAHEDRILVTSGISSALFLLFNALVNEGDECLVISPYFLMYPAMLKFYGGKVVPLEESFNPADLESLKSRKFKLIIFSNPSNPTGKVLSKEQLRALANLAEHTGAYLISDEIYELFDYDKQFFSIGSEYEKTITLTGFSKTYNMTGLRLATILAEDKVIKALTTLQQYTVVCAPSITQWAGIEALKTDMSAYIQDYKEKRDFVYESLKDYYPIQKSGGAFYSFFPVPGTDEAFIQKAVKKDLILVPGFIFCDKKNFVRLSFATEWDTLKRGMKALQELSKESE; via the coding sequence ATGGATTTCGCAAATAGAATGAATGGGCTTGACTCTTCCCCCATCCGAAAGGCCTTTGAGCTAGCACGGAGTATCCAAAACCCGATCAATTTGAGTATCGGACAACCTCACTTTCCCTGCCCACCTAACATTATTGAGGTTTTGACAAAAGCAGCACAGGATGGGAAAACTTCCTACACCTTAACCGGTGGGATTCCTGAGCTAAAAACAGCAATGGCAGAAAAATACAGGACCCAAAACCAAATTTCTTATGCGCATGAAGATCGAATCCTTGTGACTTCAGGAATCTCATCCGCTTTATTTCTTCTTTTTAATGCCCTTGTCAATGAAGGTGATGAATGTTTGGTGATCTCTCCTTACTTTCTAATGTATCCTGCGATGTTAAAATTCTATGGTGGAAAAGTTGTTCCCCTGGAGGAAAGTTTCAATCCCGCTGATTTAGAATCACTCAAATCTCGGAAGTTCAAACTCATCATTTTTTCCAATCCATCCAATCCCACAGGAAAAGTTTTATCCAAAGAACAACTGCGTGCTCTTGCTAATCTAGCAGAACACACTGGAGCTTATCTCATCAGCGATGAAATTTACGAACTCTTTGATTATGATAAACAGTTTTTTTCCATTGGATCAGAGTATGAAAAAACCATAACACTCACTGGTTTTTCCAAAACCTACAATATGACGGGCCTTAGGCTTGCGACCATCCTTGCCGAAGACAAGGTTATCAAAGCCCTTACCACCTTACAGCAGTATACCGTAGTTTGTGCTCCTTCCATCACCCAATGGGCAGGAATTGAAGCCCTTAAAACGGACATGAGTGCTTACATCCAAGATTACAAAGAAAAAAGGGATTTTGTCTACGAATCTTTAAAGGATTACTACCCCATCCAAAAATCAGGTGGGGCCTTTTATTCCTTCTTCCCCGTTCCAGGGACAGATGAAGCGTTCATCCAAAAGGCAGTGAAAAAGGATCTGATTCTTGTTCCAGGATTTATCTTCTGTGACAAAAAGAATTTTGTAAGGCTTTCCTTTGCCACGGAATGGGATACACTCAAACGAGGTATGAAAGCACTTCAGGAACTTTCTAAAGAAAGTGAATAG
- a CDS encoding AAA family ATPase: MDFVTIADVKVPVLPHSNKFPIFPSSLVETDSVKQTLQKILYPMLEGIPVLLVGDAGVGKNALIYYINSLRKQPTLRFSFNEDTLPEDLIGSYRILLDGKGFTWSNGPLTNALSEGLSFVADEMNLCAPNIIKRFSSVYESTYLDLLEGSGERVNGKTGFWFIGTQNPSEGFEGRKPLPFDITKHFAVVYVDPYSPDEMFYILKKLYPMLTEDVLKQIIKISLESEARIKSGEIGKGDLEKYHFNLRTLQKYCNRLVLFGAKDKAVAAREALYLFEEPFRKKEDRAKQRELIESEFGGGIKVVPTKGYVQGSTIFWNDKEIKTWDEKKTISLLSTYPTPEPVLHFLDQVFTAIQAKENILVEYREDQDPQEFLPLFTELTGIELESVMLSKGMHTSDVVGALKPTEEGNIESVTWVDGPLTRSIRKGHIILISGLESAGAELVEKMNMLTDDARSLTLPPESGEYLPIQLTETSVVFGMKSFRASKSVTTISRAFRNRFTPILFPELEDVKVLEEILEFYLPEGVLPRSLARFHLKAKELAEKRTIGSANLMPYRFGISNLLKWKNHIYRYNQTDVKDIAIRGGKIYYTNQIADPKERKELERLLEGFLSGVEVVSTLFEEIEEKKKTFTVESGLNRKNWWDPELHKRDPLTGVAKKLNSGAETKRGIEINTPETGGGTKEGPDAWYGQDTQGNQGQGEPQGGGGAWGYRTEELYKQFLKKRRLLWDYSIMVGLEEFKSVFGKELEEVELNLEQLFDPEIDINRMYKNEGSRVDARKYISYKSGRGDTKIFDKTTIEKNDEKLKGVEVTFLVSKCRRIFNFEYSIAMLSALLVSLHILNEHDIKTSVHTFCDIKNSKDTVDIYNLKSAEEDYTAEKEEEVFSALCKNWHGDSIPEYQVLSNCERYFSPDAQTKIIVILSDFRGQRAKTYIDDELASFDTRRMKEAVLKNQDKNYVFLGVGLGSRYIAEHVFHDSLQITADNFYSMPNLIGAEIARLVQIHHSLR; this comes from the coding sequence ATGGATTTTGTAACCATTGCCGATGTGAAAGTGCCGGTTCTCCCGCACTCCAATAAGTTTCCTATTTTTCCTTCTAGCCTCGTCGAAACCGACTCGGTGAAACAAACTTTACAAAAAATTCTATACCCTATGCTCGAGGGAATTCCTGTCCTCCTCGTAGGGGATGCTGGTGTAGGAAAAAACGCTCTTATCTATTATATCAACTCACTTCGCAAACAACCTACACTTCGGTTCAGTTTCAATGAAGACACACTTCCCGAAGACCTGATCGGATCCTACCGAATTCTCCTAGATGGGAAAGGATTTACTTGGTCGAATGGGCCACTCACCAATGCTCTTTCGGAAGGACTTAGTTTTGTTGCCGATGAGATGAACCTTTGTGCACCCAATATCATCAAACGATTTTCTTCCGTTTATGAATCCACCTACTTAGATCTTTTGGAAGGGAGTGGGGAAAGAGTGAACGGAAAAACAGGGTTTTGGTTTATTGGAACGCAAAACCCAAGCGAAGGGTTTGAAGGTAGAAAACCACTTCCCTTTGATATTACCAAACATTTTGCCGTTGTCTATGTTGATCCTTATTCTCCAGACGAGATGTTTTATATTTTAAAAAAACTTTATCCTATGCTTACAGAAGATGTTTTAAAACAAATCATCAAAATTAGTTTGGAATCCGAAGCCCGCATTAAATCTGGAGAGATTGGAAAGGGAGATTTAGAAAAATACCACTTTAATTTAAGAACTCTCCAAAAGTATTGTAATCGTCTAGTTCTATTCGGTGCCAAAGACAAAGCAGTTGCTGCAAGAGAAGCTTTGTATTTATTCGAAGAACCATTCCGTAAAAAAGAAGATAGAGCCAAACAAAGAGAACTCATTGAATCCGAGTTTGGTGGAGGAATCAAAGTAGTTCCTACTAAAGGTTATGTGCAAGGTTCTACGATTTTTTGGAACGACAAAGAAATCAAAACTTGGGATGAGAAAAAAACCATCTCTCTCCTTTCCACTTACCCCACACCAGAACCAGTATTACATTTCTTAGATCAAGTATTCACTGCCATCCAAGCAAAAGAAAACATTCTCGTTGAATACAGAGAAGACCAAGACCCACAAGAATTTTTACCTTTATTTACCGAACTCACAGGTATTGAACTTGAGTCCGTGATGTTATCCAAAGGAATGCATACCTCTGATGTGGTTGGTGCTTTGAAACCGACAGAAGAAGGAAATATCGAAAGTGTCACTTGGGTGGACGGCCCCCTAACACGCTCTATTCGAAAGGGTCATATCATTTTGATTTCTGGCCTCGAATCTGCTGGAGCGGAACTTGTCGAAAAGATGAATATGCTCACCGATGATGCCAGGTCTCTCACTTTGCCACCGGAGTCGGGTGAGTATCTTCCGATCCAACTCACAGAGACTTCTGTTGTTTTTGGGATGAAATCGTTCCGAGCTTCCAAATCGGTGACCACGATCTCTCGAGCATTTCGTAACCGTTTTACTCCTATTCTTTTTCCAGAACTCGAAGATGTGAAAGTCCTAGAAGAAATTTTAGAATTTTATCTTCCCGAAGGAGTTCTTCCTCGCAGTTTGGCGCGCTTTCATTTGAAGGCAAAGGAACTAGCCGAAAAACGTACGATTGGCTCGGCAAACCTGATGCCTTATCGATTTGGAATCTCCAATCTTCTCAAATGGAAAAACCATATCTATCGGTATAACCAAACCGATGTGAAAGATATCGCGATCCGTGGGGGAAAGATCTATTACACAAACCAAATAGCTGATCCCAAAGAAAGAAAGGAACTCGAAAGACTCCTCGAAGGATTTCTTTCCGGTGTGGAAGTTGTCTCAACACTCTTCGAGGAAATCGAAGAGAAAAAAAAAACGTTTACCGTTGAATCAGGACTAAATCGAAAGAATTGGTGGGATCCGGAACTTCATAAACGTGACCCACTAACAGGTGTTGCCAAAAAACTGAATTCAGGTGCAGAGACCAAACGAGGAATTGAGATCAATACACCAGAAACCGGGGGTGGCACTAAAGAAGGACCGGATGCTTGGTATGGACAAGACACCCAAGGAAACCAAGGACAGGGAGAACCACAAGGTGGCGGTGGGGCTTGGGGTTACCGAACGGAAGAACTCTACAAACAATTCTTAAAAAAACGCAGGCTTCTTTGGGATTATTCCATCATGGTTGGTCTTGAAGAATTTAAGTCTGTGTTTGGAAAAGAATTGGAAGAGGTAGAACTCAATTTAGAACAACTCTTTGATCCAGAAATAGACATCAATCGAATGTACAAAAACGAAGGATCAAGAGTGGATGCCAGGAAATACATTTCCTACAAAAGTGGAAGGGGAGATACAAAAATCTTCGATAAAACCACAATCGAAAAAAACGATGAAAAGCTAAAAGGTGTGGAAGTGACATTTCTCGTGTCAAAATGCCGAAGGATCTTTAACTTCGAGTATTCGATTGCCATGCTTTCGGCACTCCTTGTCAGCTTACATATCTTAAACGAACACGATATCAAAACCAGTGTCCATACTTTCTGTGATATCAAAAACTCCAAAGACACAGTCGATATTTATAATCTAAAGTCGGCAGAGGAAGACTATACTGCAGAAAAAGAAGAGGAAGTATTTAGTGCTCTCTGTAAAAATTGGCATGGGGATAGCATCCCAGAATACCAAGTCCTTTCCAATTGTGAACGTTATTTTTCTCCCGATGCCCAAACCAAGATTATAGTCATTCTTTCTGACTTTCGAGGACAAAGGGCAAAGACTTATATCGATGATGAACTTGCATCTTTTGATACCCGTCGGATGAAAGAAGCTGTACTGAAAAACCAGGACAAAAATTATGTATTTTTAGGGGTGGGACTTGGGTCTCGCTACATTGCGGAACATGTGTTCCATGACTCCCTGCAGATTACGGCAGATAACTTTTACTCCATGCCAAATCTCATTGGAGCAGAAATTGCAAGATTGGTGCAAATCCACCATTCCCTTCGTTAG
- the smpB gene encoding SsrA-binding protein SmpB: protein MGKTKKDDKPRGTDPLINKKAKFNFELLDSFEAGIVLTGSEVKALREKKGNLTDCFAKVRNGEVFLENFQIPPYKDGGYANHPEIRPRKLLLKAKEIQKIDRFIKEKGLVLIATRCFFKNNRLVKIDVALAKPKKLYDKRDDIQKKEAKIDMERAMKEHLRK, encoded by the coding sequence ATGGGCAAAACCAAAAAAGACGACAAACCACGCGGAACCGATCCTTTAATCAATAAAAAGGCAAAGTTCAATTTCGAGCTATTAGATTCGTTCGAGGCTGGTATTGTACTCACAGGTTCTGAGGTGAAAGCCCTTAGAGAAAAAAAAGGAAACCTAACGGATTGTTTTGCTAAAGTGCGAAATGGAGAAGTATTTTTAGAAAACTTTCAAATCCCTCCTTACAAAGACGGAGGTTATGCGAACCACCCGGAAATTCGTCCCAGGAAACTTCTCCTTAAGGCAAAAGAAATTCAAAAAATAGATAGATTCATCAAAGAGAAGGGGCTTGTACTCATTGCCACTCGCTGCTTTTTTAAAAACAATCGTTTGGTAAAGATAGACGTCGCTCTCGCCAAACCAAAAAAACTTTACGACAAACGTGACGACATTCAAAAAAAGGAAGCCAAAATCGATATGGAAAGAGCCATGAAGGAACACCTACGCAAATGA